One window of Leopardus geoffroyi isolate Oge1 chromosome B3, O.geoffroyi_Oge1_pat1.0, whole genome shotgun sequence genomic DNA carries:
- the SRP14 gene encoding signal recognition particle 14 kDa protein — translation MVLLESEQFLTELTRLFQKCRLSGSVFITLKKYDGRTKPIPRKGSVEGFEPSDNKCLLRATDGKKKISTVVSSKEVNKFQMAYSNLLRANMDGLKKRDKKSKSKKSKAAQ, via the exons ATGGTGCTGCTGGAGAGCGAGCAG TTCCTGACGGAGCTAACCAGACTCTTCCAGAAGTGCCGGTTGTCGGGCAGCGTGTTCATCACCTTGAAGAAGT ATGACGGTCGAACGAAACCCATTCCAAGGAAAGGTTCTGTGGAGGGCTTTGAGCCCTCCGACAACAAGTGTCTGTTAAGAGCTACTGATGGGAAAAAGAAGATCAGCACCGTG gTGAGCTCCAAAGAAGTGAACAAGTTCCAGATG GCTTACTCCAACCTACTGAGAGCTAACATGGATGGGCTGAAGAAGAGGGACAAAAAGAGCAAGAGTAAGAAGAGCAAAGCAGCGCAGTGA